The Candidatus Baltobacteraceae bacterium sequence CCAAGCAAAAACGCCGACATTTCCGTAGGTTGTCCAACGCCGCGACTCGAAGCGCCTGCAACGTGACGCAAGCAACGCACGCCCTGGTCGGCATTATCATGGGTAGCCGCTCCGACTGGGAGACGCTGGTTCCGGCACGCGAAACGCTCGACGAGCTGCAGATCGCCTGTGAGATGCGCGTTGTCTCCGCCCATCGCATGCCCGACGAGATGTTCGCCTATGCCGAGAAGGCGCGGGCGCGCGGTCTGTGCGCGATCATCGCCGCCGCCGGCGGCGCGGCGCATCTGCCAGGCATGGTGGCGGCCAAA is a genomic window containing:
- the purE gene encoding 5-(carboxyamino)imidazole ribonucleotide mutase; translation: MTQATHALVGIIMGSRSDWETLVPARETLDELQIACEMRVVSAHRMPDEMFAYAEKARARGLCAIIAAAGGAAHLPGMVAAKTLVPVIGVPVQSKALSGIDSLLSIAQMPPGVPVATMAINGAVNAALLAARIVALNDDAVAARLAAYVQRMHDEAASSTP